The following proteins come from a genomic window of Heyndrickxia acidicola:
- the splB gene encoding spore photoproduct lyase: MSKGRKPFMPQLVYFEPDALEYPLGQTLLEKFKQEDVEIRYTTSHNQVRNLPGENDFQRYRIAKSTLVVGIRKTLKFDTSKPSAEYAIPFATGCMGHCHYCYLQTTMGSKPYIRTYVNVEEILEQAQQYMDERSPEITRFEASCTSDIVGIDHLTHTLKRAIEFFGKSEQGRLRFVTKFHHVDHLLDAEHNGKTRFRFSINADYVIKYFEPGTSRLEDRIEAAAKVAKAGYPLGFIVAPIYLHEGWKEGYKHLFELLHAKLPEDTKHDITFELIQHRFTKPAKRVIQKNYPMTKLELDEEKRRYKWGRYGIGKYIYPKEQETDMKETISNYINEFFPKAKIEYFT; encoded by the coding sequence ATGAGTAAAGGTAGAAAACCTTTTATGCCCCAGCTAGTTTATTTTGAACCAGATGCTCTTGAATATCCTTTGGGACAAACTTTATTAGAAAAATTTAAACAAGAGGATGTAGAGATTCGCTATACAACTTCCCATAATCAGGTTCGAAACCTCCCTGGAGAAAATGATTTCCAACGGTATCGAATAGCCAAATCCACATTGGTCGTGGGAATCAGAAAGACGCTTAAATTTGATACCTCAAAGCCTTCTGCAGAATATGCCATTCCCTTTGCTACTGGATGCATGGGACACTGTCATTATTGCTATCTTCAAACTACAATGGGAAGCAAGCCCTATATCAGAACTTATGTGAATGTGGAAGAAATACTTGAACAGGCACAACAGTACATGGATGAACGTTCACCCGAAATTACTCGGTTTGAAGCCTCATGTACATCCGACATTGTAGGAATTGACCATTTAACTCATACCTTGAAAAGAGCTATTGAATTTTTTGGAAAATCCGAACAAGGCAGACTTAGATTTGTGACAAAATTTCATCATGTAGATCATTTATTGGACGCTGAGCACAATGGAAAAACCAGATTCAGATTTAGTATAAATGCGGACTACGTTATTAAATATTTTGAACCGGGTACGTCACGCTTGGAGGATCGAATTGAGGCGGCAGCCAAAGTGGCGAAAGCAGGATATCCACTTGGCTTTATTGTAGCTCCTATTTATTTGCACGAAGGCTGGAAAGAAGGGTATAAACATTTATTTGAACTCTTACATGCCAAGCTTCCTGAGGATACTAAGCATGATATAACATTTGAACTGATTCAGCACAGGTTTACAAAGCCTGCAAAAAGAGTAATTCAAAAGAATTACCCTATGACAAAACTGGAACTAGATGAAGAAAAACGCCGTTATAAATGGGGAAGATATGGAATTGGAAAATATATTTATCCGAAAGAACAAGAGACAGATATGAAAGAAACTATTTCTAATTATATAAACGAATTTTTTCCAAAAGCTAAAATAGAGTACTTTACCTGA
- a CDS encoding transcriptional regulator SplA domain-containing protein has protein sequence MNFTDSPYSPGEVVYVIYRNPHTQDVANIQEAAVVQDPSHPGQLALFLYETYYPLSDEFAIYQSEEEAEQAYAYYFGSME, from the coding sequence ATGAACTTTACTGATTCTCCATATTCACCTGGCGAGGTAGTTTATGTCATTTATCGCAATCCCCATACACAAGATGTAGCGAATATACAAGAAGCGGCTGTTGTACAGGATCCTTCCCACCCAGGGCAGTTAGCCCTATTTTTATACGAAACATATTATCCTTTGTCTGATGAGTTCGCCATCTATCAATCAGAAGAGGAAGCAGAGCAAGCGTATGCTTATTATTTTGGCAGTATGGAATAG
- a CDS encoding GNAT family N-acetyltransferase — translation MLHDIQLAGKRVKLLPLKEEHAEALFFVSKNPDIWTYFTSNQPQLLEDIEQYIAKALFERMNGSELPFVVWDNETNKIVGTTRYLNISIPNKTLEIGWTWYTPEVWRTRVNTESKYLLLRYCFEELNWNRVQFKTDARNERSRAAILRLGASFEGTIRRERILENGQVRDSVLYSIIKEEWPFVKQRLEAFLEDESTMEILTSH, via the coding sequence ATGCTTCATGATATTCAGTTAGCAGGAAAAAGGGTAAAATTGTTGCCTTTAAAAGAGGAACATGCTGAAGCGTTGTTTTTCGTTTCGAAAAATCCCGATATTTGGACGTATTTTACAAGCAATCAGCCTCAGTTACTGGAAGACATTGAGCAATATATTGCAAAAGCCCTTTTCGAAAGAATGAATGGAAGTGAACTTCCATTTGTCGTTTGGGATAATGAAACAAATAAAATTGTAGGAACGACAAGATATTTGAATATTTCTATTCCCAATAAAACGCTTGAAATTGGCTGGACCTGGTATACTCCCGAGGTTTGGAGAACGAGGGTAAATACGGAATCAAAATATTTATTACTTCGATATTGCTTTGAGGAACTCAATTGGAATCGGGTACAATTCAAAACTGATGCTAGAAATGAGCGTTCCAGAGCAGCAATTTTACGTTTGGGTGCAAGCTTTGAGGGAACAATCAGGAGAGAAAGAATACTTGAAAATGGCCAGGTTCGAGACAGTGTTTTATACAGTATAATCAAAGAAGAATGGCCATTTGTAAAACAGCGTTTGGAAGCATTTTTGGAAGATGAGTCCACAATGGAAATTTTAACAAGCCACTAG
- the tkt gene encoding transketolase, whose protein sequence is MFDKTDDLAITTIRTLSIDAIEKANSGHPGLPMGAAPMVYTLWTQFMNHNPKNSKWFNRDRFVLSAGHGSMLLYSLLHLSGYNVSMDDIKNFRQLGSKTPGHPEYGHTDGVEATTGPLGQGVAMAVGMAMAERHLAGVYNKDHFNVVDHYTYAVCGDGDLMEGISSEAASLAGHLKLGKLIMLYDSNDISLDGDLDKAFTESVKGRFEAYGWHYLRVEDGNDINAVAHAIEEAKKETSRPTLIEVKTIIGYGSPNRSGKHTVHGAPLGEDEMKLTKEFYKWTFDEDFYVPSEVYERFKERVVEKGLKKEKEWEKLFQDYESEYPELAAQLDKAIKGELPEVWDKDIPVYEEGKALASRASSGEVINAIAKNVPTFIGGSADLAGSNNTMIKGDKDFTPESYEGRNIWFGVREFGMGGAMNGLALHGGLQVYGGTFFVFSDYLRPAIRLAALMSLPVTYVFTHDSIAVGEDGPTHEPIEQLAALRAMPNLSVIRPADGNETAAAWKLALTSKDNPTALILTRQGLPTLKSTASVAEEGVSKGAYVVSPSEKEQTDILLLASGSEVNLAIEAQKWLAKENISASVVSMPSFDRFESQSKEYKETVLPQSVKKRLAIEMASSFGWDRYTGDEGDILAIDRFGASGKGDKVMAELGFTVENVVSRVKELLK, encoded by the coding sequence GTGTTTGATAAAACAGATGATTTAGCGATCACAACCATACGTACGTTATCTATTGACGCAATCGAAAAAGCAAACTCTGGACACCCTGGCCTGCCGATGGGTGCTGCGCCAATGGTATATACTCTTTGGACACAATTCATGAATCATAATCCAAAGAATTCAAAATGGTTTAATCGAGACCGTTTTGTTTTATCAGCAGGGCATGGCTCTATGCTGTTGTATAGTTTGCTTCATTTATCCGGTTATAATGTAAGTATGGATGACATAAAAAACTTTCGTCAATTGGGGAGCAAAACTCCAGGACATCCGGAATATGGCCATACAGATGGTGTAGAAGCTACAACAGGTCCATTGGGACAAGGAGTGGCAATGGCTGTAGGCATGGCAATGGCAGAACGCCATCTTGCAGGTGTCTATAATAAAGACCATTTTAATGTAGTGGATCACTATACATATGCAGTATGTGGTGATGGAGACTTAATGGAAGGTATTTCGAGTGAAGCTGCATCTCTAGCAGGCCATTTAAAGCTTGGAAAGCTTATTATGCTTTATGATTCAAATGATATTTCATTAGATGGAGATTTGGATAAAGCTTTTACTGAAAGTGTTAAAGGAAGATTTGAAGCCTATGGCTGGCATTATCTCCGTGTAGAAGATGGAAATGATATTAATGCGGTGGCACATGCGATTGAAGAAGCCAAAAAGGAAACATCCCGCCCGACTCTGATTGAAGTAAAAACAATTATTGGCTATGGATCCCCTAATCGGTCAGGAAAACATACAGTACATGGTGCTCCGCTTGGCGAAGATGAGATGAAATTGACAAAAGAATTTTATAAATGGACATTTGATGAAGACTTCTATGTGCCTTCTGAAGTGTATGAGCGTTTTAAAGAAAGAGTTGTTGAAAAAGGATTGAAAAAAGAAAAAGAATGGGAAAAGCTCTTTCAGGATTATGAAAGTGAATATCCAGAATTAGCTGCTCAATTGGATAAAGCGATTAAAGGTGAGCTTCCAGAAGTCTGGGATAAAGATATTCCTGTTTATGAAGAAGGAAAAGCCCTTGCGAGCCGTGCATCAAGCGGAGAGGTAATAAATGCAATTGCTAAAAATGTTCCAACATTCATTGGCGGGTCTGCCGATCTTGCTGGTTCCAACAATACGATGATAAAAGGGGATAAAGATTTTACTCCGGAATCATACGAAGGACGGAATATTTGGTTTGGTGTTCGCGAATTTGGTATGGGAGGCGCCATGAATGGATTAGCACTCCATGGCGGATTGCAGGTTTATGGAGGCACATTTTTTGTTTTCTCTGATTATCTGCGCCCTGCCATCCGTTTGGCCGCTCTCATGAGCCTCCCTGTCACGTATGTATTTACTCATGATAGTATTGCGGTTGGTGAGGATGGTCCGACTCATGAACCAATAGAGCAGCTTGCTGCATTACGTGCCATGCCGAATCTCTCGGTTATTCGTCCTGCAGACGGCAATGAAACAGCAGCAGCCTGGAAATTGGCTTTAACGTCAAAGGATAATCCAACGGCTCTAATTCTTACACGTCAAGGTTTGCCGACTTTGAAATCTACTGCTTCAGTGGCTGAAGAAGGAGTAAGCAAGGGGGCATACGTAGTTTCTCCATCTGAAAAAGAACAAACAGATATTTTACTCCTTGCATCCGGTTCAGAAGTAAATCTGGCAATTGAGGCTCAAAAATGGCTCGCTAAGGAAAATATTTCAGCCTCTGTAGTCAGTATGCCGTCTTTTGATCGCTTTGAGAGCCAATCAAAGGAATATAAGGAAACTGTTTTGCCTCAATCAGTGAAAAAACGACTTGCTATTGAGATGGCTTCATCTTTTGGATGGGATCGTTATACAGGGGATGAAGGAGACATTTTAGCCATTGACCGTTTCGGTGCTTCTGGAAAAGGAGATAAAGTAATGGCTGAACTTGGATTTACTGTGGAAAATGTTGTTTCAAGGGTAAAAGAATTGCTTAAATAG